The DNA window ATTGGATCCGCCAATTTTCTCAGTGCCTATTTTCCTGTTCACCATCCTGTCAAAGGTTTGTCAATGTTTAGACACAGACATATCCGGTGTGGGATGATACAGTAGAAACTGAAGGGAGAGATAGTGTATGAACAAGCGGTTTTATCTGTTAGCAGTCACTTTGCTTGCCGTTGCTGTCCTGTTTGCCGGCTGCGGCCAAAGTGATGAGCCTGCAGCAGATGAATCATCAGAAGCGACTGAGCCTGCTGCTGAAGCGACAGAAGAAAATGGAGCTGATGAAGCTGTTGAAACGTCCGGGGATGTGGTGCAACTGACAGTGTCTGCCCATAATTTCGGATTTGACCAAGAACGGTACGAAGTGCCGTTGGGTGCTACCGTAGAAATTACCTTTGAAAATGAAGAAGGTTATCACGAAGCGATCATCGCTGGCTATGACGTTGAATTGACAGCCAAAGAACCGGTTACGTTCGTAGCCGATCAACCTGGTGAGTTTGACCTGTCTTGCAGCGTGGTGTGCGGTCCGATGGATGAGCATAACAATATGCGCGCCACGTTTGTGGTTACTGAGTAAAAGTGTGACCTGGCTCTCTGACTATGGTTAACATGTGATCCTCCCCCTTTAAGCATAAGTTTTAATGTTGAGGCCAACTTACTTAAGGTGAGTTGGTCTCTTTTTTCTTTCATTGACAGGTTTGTCGAAATAGGATAGGATATGTCTGATACCGTGCAGGTTGAGGTGCTTGACAATTTGTGCAAGGAGGGAGCCCATTGGCACTGAAGAAAGGACATCGTTTATTTACTTCTGAATCCGTGACGGAGGGTCATCCAGATAAAATTTGTGACCAGATTTCCGATGCCATATTAGATGAAATTTTAGCCAAAGATCCCAATGCCCGTGTGGCTTGTGAAACGTCTGTCACCACTGGTTTGGTGCTGGTAGCCGGGGAGATTACCACCAGCTGTTATGTGGATATCCCCAAAATTGTGAGAGAGACGGTGCAGAGTATCGGCTATACCCGTGCCAAATACGGTTTTGATGGGGAAACTTGTGCCGTTTTAACCGCCATTGACGAACAATCCCCTGATATTGCCCAAGGAGTGAACCAGGCCCTGGAAGCACGGGAAGGGCAGATGACCGATGCAGAGATTGAAGCGATTGGTGCGGGAGACCAGGGATTGATGTTCGGCTTTGCTTGTGATGAAACGCCCGAATTAATGCCTTTGCCCATTTCCTTGGCCCATAAGCTGGCCCGCCGCCTGAGCAAGGTGCGCAAGGAAGAGATCATTGATTATCTCCGTCCGGACGGGAAAACCCAGGTCACGGTCGAGTATGATGAGAACAACCAACCTGTCCGTATTGACGCCATTGTTGTCTCTACCCAGCATCATCCCGAGATCGGTCAGGACCGGATCAGGGAAGATATCATTGAGAAAGTGATCAAGCCGGTGGTTCCTGCCGAATGGTTGGATGAGAACACGAAATATTTCATTAATCCCACCGGCCGTTTTGTCATTGGTGGTCCGCAAGGGGATGCGGGATTAACCGGGCGCAAAATTATTGTGGACACTTATGGTGGTTATGCCCGTCACGGCGGAGGAGCCTTCTCCGGAAAAGATCCGACCAAGGTGGACCGTTCCGCTGCTTACGCTGCCCGTTACGTGGCGAAAAACATTGTGGCCGCCGGGCTGGCCAAAAAAGTGGAGGTTCAGCTGGCCTACGCCATTGGAGTGGCACAGCCTGTTTCCATTGCCGTTGATACGTTTGGCACAGGACAAGTGGATGAGGTGGATCTGGCTGAGCTGGTTCGCCAGCACTTTGACCTGCGTCCGGCAGGCATTATCAAAATGCTGGACCTGCGCCGTCCCATTTACCGTCAGACCGCAGCATACGGTCACTTCGGCCGTACTGATCTCAATTTGCCTTGGGAAAAAACAGATAAAGCAGAAGCGTTAAAGCAAGCTGCAGCCCGCTTGAACAGCTAAACAGACAAATGAGGAGGAAAGCGGCATCTTGACCGAATGGTGCCGCGCGAACAACATAGGCCTGATTCCCAAGGCCTATTTTTTTTTGGCAGTGAGCGGAAGATTCATGACGGGCAGGCCGCCATCCATTATAATGTAACTAACTTGGCCAGCAGCGTAGTGCTTAGGTATGAATTTTTAAAAGAATTAGGAGACGTTCTGAATTTAAAGTGTATAATCGAATTATGAAGGTGAGGACAAACCATGACGCTGGATAGCCGCCTACTGGATCAAATCTTATCCAAGACGGTCTCAACTGTGGAAGTGAGTCAGCGCCAAATTTACGACCTGACCGAGCAAGCCTTGTTAGAACGGGAGCGTCTGAAGTTAGAACTTGATAAGGTCAATCAGCGTATTGCTGAAGCCATTGCCAAGACGGACCGTTTGGATAGTGAGCTCCGCCAGGCCCGGGTTCGTTTGGCCGAAGTCAGCCGCCGCTTTGACCGCTTTAATGAGGGAGACCTGAAACGCATCTACGAGCAGGCCCATCATTTGCAGATGGAACTGCGTTTGTCTGAAGAAAAAGAAAGGCAGCTTCGGGAACGACGCGATGATCTGCAGCGGCGCTTAAAACAGATGGACGACATGCTTGGTAAAGCCCAAAATTTGGCTACCCAAATCAGTGTGGTTCTCCATTATCTGACCGGTGATTTGAGTCAGATGAGCAAAATAATTGAAGAGGCCAAAGCGTCTCAGGCTTTGGGATTAAAAGTGATTCAAGCCCAAGAAGAGGAGCGTAAGCGCGTCGCCCGGGAGATTCATGATGGTCCGGCGCAGTCACTGGCCAATGTGCTTTTGCAAACTGAAATTATTGATCGGGCTTATCAGCAGGGAACGGCAGAACAGGTCAAACAAGAAATCGCCACGTTAAAGCGCAATTTGCGAGAGACGTTAGGTGACATCCGGCGGATCATCTTTGATTTGCGGCCCATGGCACTGGATGATCTGGGTCTTGTGCCCACATTGCATAAATATGTGGAAAAAATTGAAGAATCTCATTCTCTCAAAGCGGAGTTTCATGTGTACGGCAAGGAGCCCCAACTCCCGTCAGCCATGGCTGTGGCCTTGTTCCGCCTGGCCCAGGAAGGGATCACCAATGTACTGAAGCATGCCCGGGCCAGTCATTTGCTGATTAGACTTGAGTTCCATCCTTCTACCCTGTTTCTGGTTGTGCAGGACAATGGCCGGGGCTTTGACCCTGATCAAGAGCACAAAGAGGGCTTTGGCCTCTTGGGCATGAAAGAACGGGTTAAACTCTTGGAAGGAGAGCTTCAGCTGTCGTCCAAAGTAGGGCGTGGGACCAAGATTGTCATCAAAATTCCGATTAAAGAGAAGGCAAGTGATGCCAATCATCCAAATTGAACATCACTCAGGGAGGGGTATATATAATGAGCAGCGAAAACAAAATTAGAATATTGATCATAGATGACCACACCATGTTCCGCGAAGGTGTTAAACGGGTGATTGACATGGAAGAGGACTTTGAAGTGGTTGGCCAGGCCGGAGATGGGGAAGCAGCAGTTCAGTTGGTACAGGAACTTGAGCCGGATGTCATTCTGATGGATATTAATCTGCCCGGCATGAACGGGGTGGAAGCAACCGAAGCGGTCTTGCGTTATTCTCCTGATTCCAAGATCATTATTTTATCCATTCATGATGACGAATCCTATGTTTTCCGCACCCTTCAATCCGGAGCCAAAGGTTATTTGTTGAAAGAGATGGATATTGAAGCACTGTCTGAGGCCATTCGTGCCGTCCACGAAGGAGGCGCCTATATTCATCCCAAAGTGACCGGCAAGCTGGTGGAAGAATTCCGCCGTTTGAAGCAGCAGGACACTGCTGAGAGGACCGGGGAGGAACCTTTAATCCGTGTCACCGACCCGTCAGAGCTCCGCGATGAATATGAGATTTACCAGCTTTTAACCAAGCGGGAATTTGAAGTGTTGCAGCTGATGGCCCAAGGAAAAAGCAACAAAGCGATCGGTGAGGCCCTGTTTATCAGTGAAAAAACAGTGAAGAATCATGTCAGCAGTATTTTGCAAAAAATGAAGGTGCAGGACCGTACCCAAGCGGTGATTGAAGCGATTAAGAACGGCTGGGTCAATATTGAACGATAGGGGCGAGCGTTAAGAGTTTCTTCCGGCCGTCACCCCAACCGTCCCCTGTGCATACTGTAAAGCAAAGGGGAGGGTTGGCGATGGAAACCATCTTGCTTTGGTTGCTGGCCGCCTACGGGGGAGCCACAGGTTGCCTCTCTGTGTTAAAATGGTGGTATGGGCGGTTTCGTCCGCCTCGGGTCGATTATTATATTTTAACTTACAATTCTGCTCAGCAGATTGAGTGGATGATTC is part of the Caldalkalibacillus uzonensis genome and encodes:
- the metK gene encoding methionine adenosyltransferase, which produces MKKGHRLFTSESVTEGHPDKICDQISDAILDEILAKDPNARVACETSVTTGLVLVAGEITTSCYVDIPKIVRETVQSIGYTRAKYGFDGETCAVLTAIDEQSPDIAQGVNQALEAREGQMTDAEIEAIGAGDQGLMFGFACDETPELMPLPISLAHKLARRLSKVRKEEIIDYLRPDGKTQVTVEYDENNQPVRIDAIVVSTQHHPEIGQDRIREDIIEKVIKPVVPAEWLDENTKYFINPTGRFVIGGPQGDAGLTGRKIIVDTYGGYARHGGGAFSGKDPTKVDRSAAYAARYVAKNIVAAGLAKKVEVQLAYAIGVAQPVSIAVDTFGTGQVDEVDLAELVRQHFDLRPAGIIKMLDLRRPIYRQTAAYGHFGRTDLNLPWEKTDKAEALKQAAARLNS
- a CDS encoding sensor histidine kinase; its protein translation is MTLDSRLLDQILSKTVSTVEVSQRQIYDLTEQALLERERLKLELDKVNQRIAEAIAKTDRLDSELRQARVRLAEVSRRFDRFNEGDLKRIYEQAHHLQMELRLSEEKERQLRERRDDLQRRLKQMDDMLGKAQNLATQISVVLHYLTGDLSQMSKIIEEAKASQALGLKVIQAQEEERKRVAREIHDGPAQSLANVLLQTEIIDRAYQQGTAEQVKQEIATLKRNLRETLGDIRRIIFDLRPMALDDLGLVPTLHKYVEKIEESHSLKAEFHVYGKEPQLPSAMAVALFRLAQEGITNVLKHARASHLLIRLEFHPSTLFLVVQDNGRGFDPDQEHKEGFGLLGMKERVKLLEGELQLSSKVGRGTKIVIKIPIKEKASDANHPN
- a CDS encoding response regulator, yielding MSSENKIRILIIDDHTMFREGVKRVIDMEEDFEVVGQAGDGEAAVQLVQELEPDVILMDINLPGMNGVEATEAVLRYSPDSKIIILSIHDDESYVFRTLQSGAKGYLLKEMDIEALSEAIRAVHEGGAYIHPKVTGKLVEEFRRLKQQDTAERTGEEPLIRVTDPSELRDEYEIYQLLTKREFEVLQLMAQGKSNKAIGEALFISEKTVKNHVSSILQKMKVQDRTQAVIEAIKNGWVNIER